One window from the genome of Metabacillus flavus encodes:
- the lpdA gene encoding dihydrolipoyl dehydrogenase: MVVGDFPIETDTLVIGAGPGGYVAAIRAAQLGQKVTIVEKGTLGGVCLNVGCIPSKALISAGHRFENAKHSEDMGITAENVKVDFTKVQEWKGSVVNKLTSGVEGLLKGNKVEIVRGEAYFVDGESIKVMDENSSQTYKFKNAIIATGSRPIELPAFKYSDRVIHSTGALALKDVPKKLVVIGGGYIGTELGTAYANFGTEVTIIEALDDILMGFEKQMSSLVKRNLKKKGNVDIHTKAMAKSVEETENGVKVTFEVKGEEQTVEADYVLVTVGRRPNTDELGLEQVGVEMSDRGVIKIDKQCRTSVSNIFAIGDIVEGPPLAHKASYEGKIAAEAIAGESSEIDYLGIPAVVFSEPELATVGYTEAQAKEEGLEVTAAKFPFAANGRALSLNETDGFMKLITTKEDGIVIGAQIAGANASDMISELGLAIESGMTAEDIAMTIHAHPTLGEITMEAAEVALGSPIHIIK; encoded by the coding sequence ATGGTAGTAGGAGATTTCCCTATTGAGACTGACACTCTTGTCATTGGTGCGGGACCTGGCGGCTATGTAGCCGCCATCCGCGCTGCACAGCTAGGACAAAAAGTAACAATCGTTGAAAAAGGAACTTTGGGCGGAGTTTGCCTAAACGTTGGATGTATTCCTTCCAAAGCATTGATTTCAGCTGGTCACCGCTTCGAAAATGCTAAGCATTCCGAAGACATGGGAATCACGGCTGAGAACGTAAAAGTTGATTTTACAAAGGTTCAGGAATGGAAGGGCAGTGTTGTCAACAAGCTTACGAGCGGTGTTGAAGGCCTTCTTAAAGGCAACAAAGTAGAAATCGTCCGTGGAGAAGCATACTTCGTAGACGGCGAATCCATTAAAGTAATGGATGAAAATTCTTCTCAAACTTATAAATTTAAAAATGCAATCATTGCGACGGGTTCCCGTCCGATCGAACTTCCAGCTTTCAAATACTCTGACCGTGTTATCCATTCTACAGGCGCTCTTGCTCTTAAAGATGTTCCGAAGAAATTGGTTGTAATCGGCGGAGGCTACATCGGTACTGAGCTTGGAACGGCGTATGCAAACTTCGGTACTGAAGTAACTATTATTGAAGCTTTGGATGATATTTTAATGGGCTTTGAGAAACAAATGAGCTCACTTGTTAAACGTAACCTGAAGAAAAAAGGGAACGTTGACATTCATACGAAAGCAATGGCTAAATCTGTTGAAGAAACAGAAAATGGCGTGAAAGTAACATTTGAAGTGAAAGGCGAAGAGCAAACGGTTGAAGCGGATTACGTACTTGTAACAGTAGGACGCCGTCCAAACACTGATGAACTTGGCCTTGAGCAAGTAGGTGTTGAAATGAGCGACCGCGGCGTTATCAAAATTGATAAACAATGCCGCACAAGCGTTTCAAACATCTTCGCAATCGGCGATATCGTAGAAGGTCCTCCGCTTGCACATAAAGCTTCTTATGAAGGTAAAATTGCTGCAGAAGCAATCGCTGGCGAATCTTCCGAAATTGACTATCTTGGAATTCCAGCTGTTGTATTCTCAGAGCCTGAACTTGCTACTGTAGGTTATACAGAAGCTCAAGCTAAAGAAGAAGGCCTTGAGGTAACAGCTGCTAAATTCCCGTTTGCTGCTAATGGACGTGCTCTGTCTCTTAACGAAACAGACGGTTTCATGAAACTGATCACGACAAAAGAAGATGGAATCGTAATCGGCGCTCAAATCGCTGGTGCGAACGCTTCTGATATGATTTCTGAGCTTGGTCTTGCGATCGAATCCGGTATGACGGCTGAAGATATCGCAATGACGATCCATGCTCACCCAACTTTGGGCGAGATCACAATGGAAGCTGCTGAAGTAGCTCTTGGAAGCCCGATTCATATCATTAAATAA
- a CDS encoding DUF1885 family protein codes for MGEHASIVLKNMEPLSLKTIYEYIDYYKNITAKTGEQLGWEYSETAFPYETFEENDRLLILRSEQPGFNHIYIGIIQLEDGGATTVQVYLPASSGHGDKGKANELCKFLAKKMKAELHLFNGKVMRYG; via the coding sequence GTGGGAGAACATGCAAGCATCGTTTTAAAAAATATGGAACCGCTCTCTTTAAAAACCATTTATGAATATATTGACTACTATAAAAACATAACAGCAAAAACAGGGGAACAGCTTGGCTGGGAATACAGCGAGACCGCCTTTCCCTATGAAACCTTTGAGGAAAATGACCGCTTGCTTATATTAAGAAGTGAACAGCCTGGCTTCAATCATATTTATATAGGAATCATCCAGTTAGAAGATGGGGGTGCAACAACGGTCCAGGTATACCTGCCCGCCTCTTCAGGACACGGGGATAAAGGAAAGGCCAATGAACTTTGCAAGTTCCTTGCTAAGAAAATGAAAGCGGAGCTGCATCTGTTTAATGGAAAGGTTATGCGATATGGATAA
- a CDS encoding GapA-binding peptide SR1P, producing MGTIVCQDCNSTISHFEDEKVSTLYGRCLNCECEKTEIKR from the coding sequence ATGGGAACAATCGTTTGCCAGGATTGCAACAGCACGATCAGCCACTTTGAAGATGAAAAAGTATCCACTTTGTACGGAAGATGCTTAAATTGTGAGTGCGAAAAAACTGAAATTAAACGGTAA
- a CDS encoding aminotransferase class I/II-fold pyridoxal phosphate-dependent enzyme, with amino-acid sequence MNQNLTPLYTGLKKHIDRNPIQFHIPGHKKGAGIDPDFRDYIGENALKMDLINIGPLDDLHSPKGIIKEAQELAAEAFGADYTFFSVQGTSGAIMTMVMAVCKPGDKIIVPRNVHKSVMTAIVFSGAIPVFIHPEVDKELGISHGITTDSVQTALDQHPDAKGVLVINPTYFGISADLKKIVEIAHSYHVPVLVDEAHGVHIHFHEELPMSAMQAGADMAATSVHKLGGSMTQSSVLNVREGLVSAQRVQSILSMMTTTSTSYLLLASLDVARKRLAMEGRELIDKTIQLAQSARRQLNDIEDIYCVGSEILGTKSTYDYDPTKLIISVKELGLTGYDVEKWLREKYRIEVELSDLYNILCIVTPGDTPKEIDLLVEALTELSDRFKHRDPGQIEETAVLLPDIPVLALTPRDAFYSETEIVDFNESAGRIIAEFIMVYPPGIPIFIPGEIITEDNLAYIQKNMEVGLPVQGPEDPNLNSLRVIKEHKAIR; translated from the coding sequence TTGAATCAAAACCTAACACCGCTTTATACCGGATTAAAAAAACACATTGACCGGAATCCAATTCAATTTCATATACCAGGACACAAAAAAGGGGCCGGTATTGATCCGGATTTCAGGGATTATATCGGCGAAAACGCCCTTAAAATGGATCTGATTAATATAGGACCTCTAGATGACCTGCATTCTCCAAAGGGAATTATTAAAGAAGCGCAGGAGCTTGCTGCAGAAGCATTTGGAGCTGATTATACATTTTTCTCCGTTCAAGGAACGAGCGGGGCGATCATGACAATGGTCATGGCTGTCTGCAAGCCTGGAGATAAAATTATTGTTCCGCGAAATGTTCATAAATCAGTAATGACCGCCATTGTTTTCTCTGGTGCAATTCCCGTATTTATTCATCCTGAAGTCGATAAAGAGCTCGGTATATCTCACGGAATCACCACTGACTCTGTGCAGACTGCTCTTGATCAGCACCCTGATGCCAAAGGGGTTCTTGTCATAAACCCTACTTATTTTGGCATCTCGGCAGATTTGAAAAAAATCGTCGAAATTGCCCATTCCTATCATGTACCTGTTTTGGTGGATGAGGCACATGGTGTGCACATCCATTTTCACGAAGAGCTTCCCATGTCAGCTATGCAGGCAGGTGCTGACATGGCTGCAACGAGCGTTCATAAGCTCGGAGGCTCCATGACACAGAGCTCGGTCCTAAATGTCAGAGAAGGGCTTGTATCCGCTCAAAGGGTACAGTCAATTTTGAGTATGATGACTACAACCTCAACATCCTATCTGCTGCTCGCTTCGCTGGATGTAGCAAGGAAGCGTCTTGCCATGGAGGGCAGGGAGCTGATTGACAAAACCATTCAGCTCGCTCAATCAGCTCGCCGGCAGTTAAATGATATAGAGGATATCTATTGTGTAGGCAGTGAAATTCTCGGGACGAAGTCGACGTATGATTACGATCCGACAAAGCTCATTATCTCAGTGAAGGAGCTTGGTTTAACAGGCTATGATGTGGAGAAGTGGCTGCGGGAAAAATACAGGATTGAAGTTGAATTATCCGACTTATATAACATCCTTTGCATTGTTACCCCTGGAGACACGCCGAAGGAAATAGACTTGCTAGTCGAGGCACTGACTGAGCTTTCAGACCGTTTCAAACACCGCGATCCCGGTCAGATTGAAGAAACAGCCGTGCTGCTGCCTGACATTCCAGTGCTTGCACTTACACCAAGGGATGCTTTCTATTCCGAAACAGAAATCGTTGATTTTAATGAATCAGCAGGACGGATCATTGCTGAGTTTATAATGGTATATCCTCCGGGGATACCTATCTTTATTCCAGGTGAGATTATTACAGAGGATAACCTAGCCTATATTCAAAAAAACATGGAGGTTGGGCTTCCTGTGCAGGGGCCTGAGGATCCTAACTTAAATTCCCTTCGGGTTATTAAAGAGCATAAGGCCATACGATAA
- a CDS encoding NAD(P)H-dependent flavin oxidoreductase, with the protein MMWKTKVTELLGINYPIIQGGLAYLAYSDLAAAVSNAGGLGQITAMSLRSTEELKEEIRKTRMKTDRPFGVNFAIGQHGRPFSSMLEAAIEEEVPVISMTGGNPAPIFEQLKGVPVKKLVLVAARRQAEKAEEMGADAVIAVGQEGGGHLGKNDTGTFVLIPQIVNSVSIPVIASGGIADGRGLMASLAFGAEGIEMGTRFIAVKECVHAHINYKQDLINSSEIGTVLIKKSIGAPARALTNEWTDTILQLEEQKSGYEGLKGYIDGQANKKYIYEGKRSEGFGWGGQSAGLIHDIPTVQELFDRMLKEGESIRNTWGISEKD; encoded by the coding sequence ATGATGTGGAAAACGAAAGTAACAGAATTGCTGGGCATCAACTATCCGATCATTCAAGGGGGACTTGCCTACCTCGCTTATTCAGACTTGGCAGCCGCTGTTTCCAATGCCGGTGGCCTCGGTCAGATTACAGCCATGTCACTTAGGTCTACGGAAGAGCTAAAGGAAGAAATCCGTAAAACGAGAATGAAAACAGACCGGCCTTTCGGAGTGAACTTTGCCATAGGGCAGCACGGCCGGCCTTTTTCCAGTATGCTTGAAGCAGCCATCGAAGAAGAAGTCCCGGTAATTTCTATGACGGGAGGAAATCCTGCTCCAATTTTTGAACAGCTCAAAGGAGTACCTGTGAAAAAACTCGTTTTGGTTGCAGCAAGAAGGCAAGCGGAAAAAGCAGAGGAAATGGGTGCAGATGCGGTCATAGCTGTCGGCCAGGAAGGCGGAGGGCATTTAGGGAAAAATGATACCGGAACCTTTGTGCTGATTCCGCAAATTGTAAATTCAGTTTCAATACCTGTTATCGCATCTGGCGGAATTGCCGATGGAAGAGGACTAATGGCTTCGCTTGCATTTGGAGCAGAGGGAATTGAAATGGGGACGAGATTTATTGCAGTAAAAGAGTGTGTGCATGCCCATATTAACTACAAGCAGGATTTAATCAATTCCAGCGAAATTGGCACAGTGCTTATAAAAAAGAGCATTGGAGCGCCTGCAAGAGCTCTGACGAACGAGTGGACAGACACAATCCTGCAGCTTGAAGAACAAAAATCCGGTTATGAGGGATTAAAAGGGTATATTGATGGACAGGCAAATAAAAAATACATATACGAGGGAAAACGGTCTGAAGGATTCGGCTGGGGCGGACAGTCTGCAGGTCTTATTCACGACATTCCCACTGTCCAGGAATTATTTGATAGAATGTTGAAAGAGGGAGAAAGCATCCGGAATACATGGGGGATTAGCGAAAAAGATTGA
- a CDS encoding UPF0223 family protein, producing the protein MDYQYPLAADWSTEEIIDAVQFFENVEKAYEQGISREDFMNSYRRFKEIVPSKAEEKSLCDEFEEVSGYSSYRTVKKAKASEDGDRIKMS; encoded by the coding sequence ATGGATTATCAGTATCCGTTAGCTGCTGATTGGTCAACAGAAGAAATTATTGACGCCGTTCAATTTTTTGAAAATGTTGAAAAGGCCTATGAACAGGGAATCAGCAGGGAAGATTTCATGAACAGCTATCGGAGGTTTAAAGAAATCGTTCCAAGCAAAGCAGAGGAGAAAAGCCTTTGTGATGAATTTGAAGAGGTAAGCGGTTATTCTTCGTACCGCACCGTAAAAAAAGCAAAAGCCAGTGAAGATGGAGATCGAATAAAAATGTCCTAA
- a CDS encoding YktB family protein, translating into MKFTGFNKDDFEVFTIDGLDQRMEKLIQQVRPKLESLGEHFSTVLSSWTGDEMFPHVAKHARRSVNPPDDTWVAFANSKRGYKMLPHFQIGLWETHVFIWFAMIYEAPAKEGFGKAAEKNLNQIMIEIPDHFVWSSDHTKPGAAAQRNLGKKGLKEMAIRLQKVKKAEMLCGVHFSREEAESMSAEEFIDKAEQSLKTLLPLYQLAQQSTK; encoded by the coding sequence ATGAAATTCACGGGGTTTAATAAAGATGATTTTGAAGTATTCACAATAGATGGTCTGGATCAGCGGATGGAGAAATTAATTCAGCAGGTACGCCCGAAGCTTGAAAGCCTTGGTGAGCACTTCAGTACCGTCTTGTCCAGCTGGACCGGTGATGAGATGTTTCCGCATGTCGCAAAGCATGCAAGGCGTTCCGTAAACCCCCCTGATGATACATGGGTAGCTTTCGCCAATAGTAAGAGAGGCTATAAAATGCTTCCTCATTTCCAGATTGGCCTATGGGAAACCCATGTTTTTATATGGTTTGCTATGATTTACGAAGCTCCAGCCAAAGAAGGCTTTGGAAAAGCAGCTGAAAAAAATCTTAATCAGATAATGATAGAAATTCCGGACCATTTTGTATGGTCCTCAGACCATACTAAGCCGGGAGCTGCTGCACAAAGAAATCTCGGGAAAAAAGGGCTTAAAGAAATGGCCATAAGACTCCAAAAGGTAAAAAAAGCGGAAATGCTTTGCGGTGTTCATTTCAGCAGGGAGGAAGCAGAATCCATGAGTGCTGAAGAATTTATTGATAAAGCTGAGCAATCATTGAAAACACTGCTGCCTCTCTATCAGCTGGCTCAACAATCAACTAAATAA
- a CDS encoding inositol monophosphatase family protein has translation MTNWKEINHQAKSWIREAGERIRGSFTTSLSIQTKSNPNDLVTNMDKETEQFFISKIKETYPDHRILGEEGYGHEIEDSKGIIWIIDPIDGTMNFVHQQRNFAISIGIYEEGTGMIGLIYDVVHDELYHAFKGEGAYMDDTPLPKLEIRKVKEAIIGLNATWVTENRRIDPSVLAPLVRNARGTRSYGSAALEFAYVVSGRLDCYITMRLAPWDFAGGLVLLEEVGGIATTVSGEPINIIERNSIFASRPGLHEEVLNGYLKKA, from the coding sequence ATGACAAATTGGAAAGAAATTAATCATCAGGCAAAAAGCTGGATTAGAGAAGCAGGAGAAAGGATCCGCGGCTCCTTTACAACGTCTCTTTCAATACAAACGAAATCAAACCCGAATGACCTTGTTACCAACATGGACAAAGAAACTGAACAGTTTTTTATAAGCAAAATTAAAGAAACCTACCCCGATCACCGAATACTGGGAGAAGAGGGATATGGACATGAAATCGAGGACTCCAAAGGGATCATTTGGATTATTGATCCGATAGATGGAACAATGAATTTCGTGCATCAGCAGCGTAATTTTGCCATCTCTATCGGAATTTACGAAGAGGGCACCGGCATGATCGGTCTCATCTATGATGTTGTCCATGATGAGCTGTACCATGCGTTTAAAGGCGAAGGCGCTTATATGGATGACACCCCTCTGCCTAAGCTTGAAATCAGAAAAGTAAAGGAAGCAATTATTGGCTTGAATGCTACCTGGGTTACAGAAAACAGAAGGATTGATCCATCCGTTCTGGCTCCGCTTGTAAGAAATGCAAGAGGAACTCGTTCATACGGATCAGCAGCACTCGAGTTCGCTTATGTTGTTTCAGGAAGACTGGACTGCTACATTACAATGAGGCTTGCCCCATGGGATTTCGCCGGCGGGCTGGTGCTGCTTGAAGAAGTGGGCGGAATAGCAACGACAGTCAGCGGCGAACCAATCAACATAATAGAACGGAACAGTATATTCGCATCAAGGCCTGGCCTTCATGAAGAAGTGCTGAATGGCTATTTGAAAAAAGCATAA
- a CDS encoding GNAT family N-acetyltransferase, translating into MLTSRMYHEKDFSFFVRCVKKSPEWINEETEPALLEEYMKKYEMYQGEWRIWEENGEPAAITFSIEWSPSNEKPWLGTILVHPSKRSQGIGKKVIRSAAAELKEKGHKILFAGVAAERLDWIQFLSKAGFEQFKMEENSGEAYTILIFPL; encoded by the coding sequence ATGCTGACATCAAGAATGTATCATGAAAAAGATTTCTCTTTTTTCGTCCGATGTGTAAAGAAAAGTCCTGAATGGATCAATGAGGAAACGGAACCCGCCCTTCTTGAAGAATATATGAAAAAGTACGAGATGTATCAGGGAGAATGGCGCATCTGGGAAGAAAACGGCGAGCCTGCAGCCATTACTTTCTCAATTGAATGGTCGCCTTCAAATGAAAAACCATGGCTTGGAACCATTTTGGTACATCCATCCAAAAGAAGTCAGGGAATAGGGAAAAAAGTCATACGCTCAGCTGCAGCGGAATTGAAAGAAAAGGGACACAAAATCCTCTTTGCCGGAGTGGCTGCTGAACGGCTGGACTGGATTCAATTTTTAAGCAAAGCAGGCTTTGAGCAATTCAAAATGGAAGAAAACAGCGGCGAAGCTTACACCATTCTGATCTTCCCTCTATAG
- a CDS encoding YlaF family protein codes for MKSGKWIFLVLAVLAAVMMMLIGVSVGFRSILGVIASIIGLCAVMGFGFARKKRMREKGLL; via the coding sequence ATGAAGTCGGGAAAATGGATATTTTTAGTACTGGCAGTACTCGCTGCCGTTATGATGATGCTGATCGGGGTGTCCGTCGGATTCAGAAGTATACTCGGTGTGATTGCATCTATTATTGGATTATGTGCTGTAATGGGATTTGGATTTGCCAGAAAAAAGAGGATGCGTGAAAAAGGACTGCTTTAA
- the typA gene encoding translational GTPase TypA, protein MKLRNDLRNIAIIAHVDHGKTTLVDKLLHQAGTFRANEQVAERAMDSNDLERERGITILAKNTAIQYKDTRINILDTPGHADFGGEVERIMKMVDGVLLVVDAYEGCMPQTRFVLKKALEQKLTPIVVVNKIDKDSARPQEVVDEVIDLFIELDATEEQLEFPVVFASAVNGTASMNPDPAEQEENMACIFESIMETIPSPVDNSEDPLQFQVALLDYNDYVGRIGIGRVFRGTMQVGQQVSLMKLDGTAKNFRVTKIFGFQGLKRVEIEEARAGDLVAVSGMEDINVGETVCPVEHQEALPILRIDEPTLQMTFLVNNSPFAGREGKFVTSRKIEERLMQQLQTDVSLRVENTDSPDAWTVSGRGELHLSILIENMRRENYELQVSKPEVIVREIDGVRCEPVERVQIDVPEDYTGAVMESIGARKGEMQDMINNGNGQVRMIFMVPSRGLIGYSTEFLSLTRGYGIINHTFDSYQPMATGQVGGRRQGVLVSMENGKSSGYGIMGIEDRGVIFVEPGTDVYEGMIVGEHNRDSDLVVNICRMKQQTNVRSATKDQTTTMKKPRIMTLEESLEYLNDDEYCEVTPESIRLRKKILDKNERERAAKKKKLSGL, encoded by the coding sequence GTGAAACTTCGAAACGATCTTCGCAATATTGCGATTATTGCCCACGTTGACCATGGAAAAACGACGCTGGTAGACAAACTGCTTCATCAAGCTGGAACATTCCGTGCAAACGAGCAGGTTGCTGAACGTGCCATGGACTCCAATGATTTGGAACGTGAACGCGGAATAACAATCTTGGCCAAAAATACGGCTATTCAATATAAAGACACTCGCATCAACATCCTGGACACTCCAGGACATGCTGATTTCGGCGGTGAAGTAGAGCGGATCATGAAAATGGTTGACGGCGTTCTGCTTGTTGTCGACGCATATGAAGGCTGTATGCCGCAAACGCGCTTTGTTTTGAAAAAAGCTTTGGAGCAAAAACTGACTCCAATCGTTGTAGTAAACAAAATTGATAAAGACTCTGCCCGCCCGCAGGAAGTTGTAGATGAAGTTATCGACTTGTTCATCGAATTGGATGCTACAGAAGAACAGCTTGAATTCCCGGTTGTATTTGCATCCGCAGTAAACGGAACAGCAAGCATGAACCCCGATCCGGCTGAACAGGAAGAAAACATGGCGTGCATCTTCGAATCAATCATGGAAACCATTCCTTCACCTGTTGATAACAGTGAAGATCCGCTTCAATTCCAAGTAGCGCTTCTAGACTACAACGACTACGTTGGACGTATCGGAATTGGACGTGTTTTCAGAGGAACAATGCAAGTAGGCCAGCAAGTTTCCCTTATGAAACTTGACGGTACGGCGAAAAACTTCCGTGTAACGAAAATCTTTGGCTTCCAAGGATTGAAACGGGTTGAAATCGAAGAAGCACGCGCTGGAGACCTTGTTGCTGTTTCCGGAATGGAAGACATCAACGTGGGAGAAACTGTTTGCCCGGTTGAACATCAGGAAGCACTTCCAATCCTGCGCATTGATGAGCCAACTCTTCAAATGACATTCCTTGTAAACAACAGTCCATTTGCAGGACGCGAAGGTAAATTCGTTACATCCCGTAAAATTGAAGAGCGCTTAATGCAGCAGCTGCAAACTGATGTCAGCCTGCGCGTTGAAAATACAGATTCTCCAGATGCATGGACGGTTTCAGGACGCGGAGAGCTTCACCTTTCCATCCTGATTGAAAACATGCGCCGTGAAAACTACGAGCTTCAAGTGTCAAAACCTGAAGTAATCGTTCGTGAAATTGACGGTGTCCGCTGTGAGCCTGTGGAACGCGTTCAAATCGATGTGCCTGAAGATTACACTGGTGCAGTAATGGAATCCATCGGTGCCCGCAAAGGTGAAATGCAAGACATGATCAACAATGGCAACGGCCAAGTAAGAATGATCTTCATGGTTCCTTCACGCGGACTAATCGGATACTCTACTGAGTTCCTTTCCCTTACTCGCGGGTATGGAATCATCAACCATACGTTTGACAGCTACCAGCCGATGGCTACAGGCCAGGTTGGCGGACGCCGCCAAGGTGTTCTTGTATCCATGGAGAACGGTAAATCATCAGGTTACGGCATCATGGGAATCGAAGACCGCGGCGTAATCTTTGTTGAGCCAGGAACAGACGTTTACGAAGGAATGATCGTCGGCGAACATAACCGCGACAGCGACCTTGTTGTAAACATCTGCAGAATGAAACAGCAAACAAACGTCCGTTCTGCAACAAAAGATCAAACAACTACAATGAAAAAACCGCGCATCATGACACTTGAGGAATCCCTTGAGTACTTGAATGATGACGAATACTGTGAAGTAACACCAGAATCGATTCGTTTGAGAAAGAAAATTCTCGACAAAAACGAACGCGAAAGAGCAGCCAAGAAAAAGAAACTCTCTGGTCTGTAA
- a CDS encoding YlaH-like family protein, giving the protein MDPVGGGQAMFTVILLLSILVFKLGFAKKLPPLKAALIYFFLFLGCSFLTFFSIFLPIAEGLVIAALILIIYKIRLNRAKKMEQST; this is encoded by the coding sequence ATGGATCCCGTTGGTGGAGGACAAGCCATGTTTACCGTCATTTTGCTGCTATCCATACTCGTCTTTAAACTAGGCTTCGCCAAAAAACTGCCGCCGCTTAAAGCCGCGCTCATTTACTTCTTTCTCTTTTTAGGATGCAGCTTTCTAACCTTCTTCTCTATATTTCTGCCCATCGCAGAAGGGCTGGTTATTGCAGCGCTTATTCTCATTATCTATAAAATCCGCCTCAATCGGGCCAAAAAAATGGAGCAATCCACATGA
- a CDS encoding YlaI family protein — MRVKCVICDQVHTINDETLLAKRLRNRPIHTYTCPECYERIETKTKERLSTGNFRLYRDKQTGDFLS; from the coding sequence ATGAGAGTAAAATGCGTAATATGCGACCAAGTACACACAATAAATGACGAAACCCTGCTGGCTAAAAGGCTGCGCAACAGACCCATCCACACATACACCTGTCCTGAATGCTACGAACGGATCGAAACAAAAACAAAAGAAAGACTGAGCACAGGAAACTTCAGGCTTTACCGGGACAAACAAACCGGAGACTTTCTATCATGA
- a CDS encoding pyridoxamine 5'-phosphate oxidase family protein, which yields MANKVEIQLIDPLFNALQKERFVTIATIDHETGAPNVNAISWVLAPDRQRLYFALDTRSRILENIHKHPAAVINLLANESAYSIIGNAHVKIEKLEGVPLKLSLVELEISEIRDVMFYGSRISTEPQYAKTYDEKAAARLDQQVMDAMKKA from the coding sequence ATGGCAAATAAGGTTGAGATTCAGCTGATTGACCCGCTGTTTAATGCTTTGCAAAAGGAAAGATTTGTGACCATAGCAACGATTGATCATGAGACTGGAGCACCGAATGTAAATGCAATTTCGTGGGTGCTTGCTCCGGATCGCCAAAGGCTTTATTTCGCTTTGGATACACGTTCGCGCATTTTGGAGAATATACATAAGCATCCTGCTGCGGTTATTAATCTTCTGGCAAATGAGTCTGCTTACTCCATTATTGGGAACGCTCATGTGAAAATTGAAAAGCTTGAGGGCGTTCCGCTTAAACTGTCTTTGGTGGAGCTTGAGATTTCAGAAATACGGGATGTTATGTTCTACGGTTCCAGAATTTCTACTGAGCCTCAGTATGCCAAGACTTATGATGAAAAAGCAGCAGCCCGCCTTGATCAGCAGGTGATGGATGCTATGAAAAAAGCTTAG
- a CDS encoding YhcN/YlaJ family sporulation lipoprotein, with the protein MLRSLLFFVFSCLFMLTACSANENSQGETSTDYKSKPITVKNSIERPVDRKTGQQISKHLVEIANRVPDVNDATAVVLGKYAIVGIDVESELDRSKVESVKYSVTESLKNDPYGANAVVVADADTNQRIRHLAKEIQQGRPIGGLLDELAAIVGRVMPDVPNDTMDNQEKEPTEQDNDQLPKNQQDELDKHQNDESNKELKKN; encoded by the coding sequence ATGCTGCGTTCGTTACTATTTTTCGTTTTTTCCTGCCTTTTCATGCTTACTGCATGCTCGGCCAATGAAAATTCACAAGGTGAAACATCCACTGATTATAAATCCAAACCCATTACAGTCAAAAACAGCATCGAAAGACCAGTCGACCGCAAAACCGGCCAGCAAATTTCGAAACACTTAGTGGAAATCGCCAATCGCGTTCCAGATGTAAATGATGCCACTGCAGTCGTCCTCGGCAAATATGCCATTGTCGGAATCGATGTTGAGTCAGAGCTTGACCGGAGCAAAGTAGAATCAGTCAAATATTCAGTTACAGAAAGCTTAAAAAACGATCCATACGGTGCAAATGCCGTCGTTGTGGCAGATGCTGACACCAACCAGCGAATCCGCCACTTAGCGAAGGAAATCCAGCAAGGCCGACCAATCGGCGGGCTATTGGATGAACTGGCTGCTATCGTCGGCCGCGTAATGCCGGATGTACCTAATGATACGATGGATAATCAGGAAAAAGAACCAACTGAACAGGACAATGATCAGCTGCCTAAAAATCAGCAAGATGAATTAGATAAACATCAAAACGATGAATCCAACAAAGAACTGAAAAAGAACTAA